DNA from Pseudophryne corroboree isolate aPseCor3 chromosome 7, aPseCor3.hap2, whole genome shotgun sequence:
AGGTGCATGAAAtgggaggggtcacagcaaacagaaagggggtgcatttcccccctggtatccccctgcACACCAAATAATACTTGTAACAATATTTGAAAACTATATGGTGATAAAAGTTTACagatatttgttacatatatttgcaaatacatgattAGCTGCCTAAacccttcacggcttctctgattattGGTAGTCCCTATACTATATGATAATAGTGCCCACTTATGGTCATGTAAGACAATTCCCAAACATTTTAGGGGTTCACCTATTGGGTGCAGGGCACCCACAAACTGCCCCTGCCAAACCACCCCAGGACACAACACAAATAAAGAATAGCAGCAAAAAATCTAAGTGTTAGGCAAGTGAAAGTGTCTGCTGAGTATTAGAAAGTAAAATGTCAGAGTGTTAAAGGTGAGGTTAGCAGATTAATGTTACAAGTGTGAAAGATGTGtaaaaaatgctacataaataaaacaaacaaacacagagtGATATAGGTGTTAGAAATGAATGTAagatggtgatgccccaaagtggcccagtTAAAGTAATCCAAGGAGCCTCATTACCCAAAAGTTTACCCCTCAATTTACTTGTGTTTTTGTgcagtcaacatgtactaggtccctATTTAAAAGCCtctgaggcagtgggtggggtgttttttttgTAAGTTAACCAATTTATGCTTGGCAATATTCTGTtcttttattgcattaaaaaacacaacaaGCGCTTAACTGTAAAAacgatttttttattattttaatatttttttttttttttaaatatctcaaAAATCAAACAAATGAAAATTAACAGAAATTTTGCAGCCTTTCTAGGTCTGTCAGCATGGCCTGCAAATGGGCCTTTAGGCTGGCCacgatgcctgccaggcttgtgggatctccaacggcaccatctgaaatgcagaggaAAAATAAAATGTACAACATAACTAACATTACCTATTACACCAGcaatccacaaagcacactttcatagCAAAGGaaatacatcatggatgtttgaatgtaaaaacactagcataccaacacacaagcatgctcagcaatgtttgtcattgataaattacaatgtgtaaaagtgtaccacaccatgatgtacatttactaagatgggagttctatttaagatgggacgttgcccatagcaaccaatcacattccacatctcttctagaaggtgctaaataactgAGACgttgattctgattggttgctatgggcaacatcccatcttgaataacactcccatcttagtacatgtAACTCCATGCTGCCCTTCATACACatttggagtgaagcagacttgtcttttgtggtgtttgccctgcatcatcacactgcatatcaacatcctcagaaggacaacatatcctagcatgcccacactccctgaaaggctGCCTTACTACCTAAGGTCAAACAGATTTTAAAAATTCAAAAaaacattttgtgagtgtaactttcacaacacaaatcattgtgtccttagcctggctaacaaagtgaagcatgcgagttgaatgtgcaaatattaggaatacccaggcacaagtgtaaaagacctacaacatactaaactccactcaggtctaactgtttcactgacaacctagcacatataaaccctgttgtcctggcaaccctgtcgacctaatgagtgtcgacctagagtggacagcctaaacattgcacacatagacactgtacatctaatgatactcacataaatgtaaatgcaacatctatACCATGAAGacgaacacaaacatttttccttgggccaagattggccacagtacaacactgcatgtattttatttttaagttTAAGTAGGTAACCAAAACATTTTAAACGTTGAaaaacttactctcatctgccACATGCGGACTCCCCAGAATCTCCGCTGGGGCTTCTGCtgcccactcactgggtggggaaggggtCTGGATGGggaaaggaggctggatgggggtaggagggtggattggggaaggaggctggattggggaaggaggctggattggggatggaggagggattggggaaggaggctggattggggaaggaggagggattggggtgcttttttcagagggtgggtctgattgagagggggaggggggcagagaggctgtttgggcaacagagggggagtgggccagagagggggactgggaaagagagggggagggggccggagtggtAGTTTGGccttcagagggggagggggacagagaggggtattggtaaagagagggggagaggggctgagaaggggactgggaagaagagggggattgggcgacagaaggggaggggggctgagaaggggacagggaagaagagggggattgggcgacagaaggggaggggggctgagaaggggactgggaagaagagggggattgggcgacagaaggggaggggggctgagaaggggactgggaagaagagggggattgggcgacagaaggggaggggggctgagaaggggacttgggcgacagaaggggaggggggctgagaaggggactgggaagaagagggtgattgggcgacagaaggggaggggggctgagaaggggactgggaagaagagggggattgggcgacagaaggggaggggggctgagaaggggactgggaagaagagggggattgggcaacagaaggggaggggggctgagaactaGCTTGGtctgggctcccagcagcagcagcttgccgttgtgctcgccctagaatgacatatgtaatatttaggttgtagcatgaAAAATTTAATCAACAGCATATTCCTaaaacactgttctgtcccatgataaaaagacacaggggtaacattaatacgtgtgttttttttttaaactggtgatgttgcccatagcaaccaatcagattctacgtaacatttattaagctgcttctatcagataatagatagaatctgattgtttgctataggcaacatcaccagttcttaaaacctcccaccttattaaattttgcccactgagcaagttattgggttcagttgacagcctgtgtagcaactctgtacaacaacattcactttttcagaagcaccttgctacacagtcagtactgcttgccctaaccacacacactgtgtcatgtttattctacaatagtttattgtcagtgtgcaaattttcacactatcaCTTAGTGAAAATAGGCAAAGTTTATGCAAAAaatctcagtgttatttaatgtaatatgaaacttactgcgcctacgtatgtcacggatttgttggcggagttccgccaacaggtccggcgtgcgcctgcggaggtcgctccagtgCCTCTCCAACtgaatgatggtcctcctgctccgggcgcgggttcgcaataagcggcggacctccgtgtaggcctcgcgctttaccctatttgggataaagggccctgcgtGGCCTACGGTCCATTACCGCTACCAagacgcgcagctcgcggcgggTAAAAGCTGCTGcatgatggcaatggcgttttccatatatgggcttatatttatagtgtgtggtggcatgtgattggttgtaattgcatggtgtcatctgtaataaactttattgatatgtgtacattaatgtgcaggacagtttgtacagttcacatgggcggagattcgcacccgcggacacacacacacacacacacacacacatcattgaGATATTGCTGCAATTCATAAACAtataagtatacatatatatatatatatatatatttatatatatatatttaaaacaacacacacacacatttttttagcCCTATTTTTGGACTTAGAAAAAACACAACTAAGTGTAAcaatctgtttactcaccacattttgctggaacaaacagctacacaaagtcacaaatttGTGGTTTTTTAGGATCAGATGGTGTGGCATTTTTaaggtaaacagatgcacaagccaaacagaaaataaaattaaaaaaaaaacaattattgtTGTTTACATTCAAAACTACAAAagtaatttaaaaaacaaaacaaaaaaaacattgtatacaacaatcttacacaacatacatgataaggagaacaatacagaaaaaaactgtactgaaacaatataaaatactcgcaaaactcactcagaaatgtgctcactcagaaatgtccaccttgcttcagtaattttctgcatacacccacacacacacaggctgcatgcagggcgtttatatagccagtgcaacaattactggaccaattttcataatatacacctgcgcggattTCCTCACcggaaaacacacgcagctatatatctagacactcgtgcatacacacatgccaccagcaacatggctactcgtgagcagatggcagcagagatggacgaggtgcagcagcagatggcagCTTTAACACATCGAAgcctagcactgcggaggcagatgcttgactttggcaatgctgagttagaaatagcaggacccagtactagacaaactccatcttctgatacccaggagttaggagtgaatcccctgccaaacatagatagtggggaaactgagggtgattccggactagcagctcaaacacaaactacacaagcagctagtgaagaggaagatggtgaggaaggacaggacgatagctcacaggctacatccaaaaaaaagaaaagacagcccgccttcactaagagggagttacgggttttggtcacacaggccatgcaaaaaatacatcgaggacccaaaaacataggtgctgcaaccaaagagagaatttggagggacatcactgattctgttaatgaagtcgactcaatagtccgcacctcgcaggaagttcgaagacggtaagtgtatattgccagtccattttctgtgccaagtattcttaaaaagttagttagatgtgatgttgcctatagcaaccaaatgcataacatgtgtactatatattaaagcaggtattaataatttttctctaccttgcccctatttttcccaacatatgtagttgggccgactttaaatcccgcctgaagggcaagaggtctgcggagtggaatgcctcgagggcaacagggggaggtccagctgccactgtggaatacacagatcttgaggagatggcgatggactgtgtgagctacgaggagggggttggggtgtctcatatggacacggtcctgcctgaaatactccatgcacatgacttgccaggtaagtttacacacatattcctaaagaaatatttttttggttccaaaagtctcacattgtttttttctactctttttccactcattcttctatttgctttgaacataacacagcacaggtgggtgagcaggtagagtcacaggagggttatgtggatgagg
Protein-coding regions in this window:
- the LOC134943558 gene encoding uncharacterized protein LOC134943558 — protein: MTCRGSGCLGLSGNKLPFRGEHNGKLLLLGAQTKLVLSPPPLLLPNPPLLPSPLLSPPPLLSPNPPLLPSPLLSPPPLLSPNHPLLPSPLLSPPPLLSPKSPSQPPSPSVAQSPSSSQSPSQPPSPSVAQSPSSSQSPSQPPSPSVAQSPSSSLSPSQPPSPSVAQSPSSSQSPSQPLSPSLYQYPSLSPSPSEGQTTTPAPSPSLSQSPSLAHSPSVAQTASLPPSPSQSDPPSEKSTPIPPPSPIQPPSPIPPPSPIQPPSPIQPPSPIHPPTPIQPPFPIQTPSPPSEWAAEAPAEILGSPHVADENGAVGDPTSLAGIVASLKAHLQAMLTDLERLQNFC